Proteins from one Nicotiana tabacum cultivar K326 chromosome 23, ASM71507v2, whole genome shotgun sequence genomic window:
- the LOC107809739 gene encoding MADS-box protein JOINTLESS isoform X1, whose product MVKDKIQIKKIDNATARQVTFSKRRRGLFKKAEELSVLCDADVALIIFSSTGKLFDYSSSSMKEILERHNLLSKNLQKLEQPSLELQLVENSDYARLTKEISQKSHQLRQMRGEELQGLSVEQLQQLERSLEAGLSRVIENKGMQLMEENERLKQQVMEISNNSSKHPAIVVAVGSENIYYEERQSSESVNNACNSTSPPPLEDHSSDTSLKLGLPYPG is encoded by the exons ATGGTAAAAGACAAAATTCAGATCAAGAAAATTGATAACGCAACAGCAAGGCAAGTCACTTTTTCAAAGAGAAGAAGAGGGCTTTTCAAGAAAGCTGAAGAACTTTCAGTTTTATGTGATGCTGATGTTGCTCTCATCATTTTCTCTTCTACTGGAAAACTCTTTGACTATTCTAGCTCCag CATGAAAGAAATTCTTGAAAGGCATAATTTGCTCTCGAAGAATCTGCAGAAATTGGAGCAGCCTTCTCTTGAGCTGCAG CTGGTAGAGAACAGCGATTACGCTAGATTAACCAAGGAAATTTCTCAGAAAAGCCATCAACTGAG GCAAATGAGGGGAGAAGAGCTTCAAGGATTAAGTGTTGAGCAGTTGCAACAATTGGAGAGGTCTCTTGAAGCTGGATTGAGCCGCGTCATTGAGAACAAG GGCATGCAACTAATGGAGGAGAATGAAAGATTGAAACAGCAG GTGATGGAAATATCGAACAACAGCAGCAAACATCCAGCAATTGTAGTAGCAGTTGGATCAGAAAACATATATTACGAGGAACGTCAATCCTCTGAGTCCGTCAATAATGCATGTAACTCTACTAGTCCCCCACCTCTAGAGGACCACAGCTCCGATACTTCTCTAAAGCTCGG GTTGCCTTACCCAGGTTGA
- the LOC107809738 gene encoding very-long-chain (3R)-3-hydroxyacyl-CoA dehydratase PASTICCINO 2A, which translates to MAGVLSALRRVYLTLYNWTVFFGWFQVFYLAVKTLKESGHEHVYEAVERPLLLAQTAAILEILHGLVGLVRSPVSATLPQISSRLYVTWGILWSFPELRSHILVSSLVISWSITEIIRYSFFGTKEAFGSAPSWLLWLRYSTFMLLYPTGITSEVGLIYSALPYIKGSEKYSLRMPNKWNFSFDYYYAGLVALGIYVPGNPHMYGYMLGQRKKALSKSKKE; encoded by the exons ATGGCTGGAGTTTTATCAGCTCTTAGACGTGTATACCTCACCCTTTACAATTGGACTGTCTTTTTTGGATG GTTTCAAGTTTTTTATCTTGCTGTGAAAACACTGAAAGAGTCAGGGCATGAACATGTCTATGAAGCTGTAGAGAGGCCTCTGCTCTTAGCTCAAACCGCTGCCATTTTAGAG ATTCTTCATGGTTTAGTGG GTCTGGTAAGATCTCCAGTATCAGCTACTCTTCCACAGATAAGTTCAAGATTATATGTAACCTGGGGTATTTTATGGAGTTTCCCTGAG CTCCGGTCTCATATACTTGTCAGTTCTCTAGTGATTAGCTGGTCTATAACAGAG ATCATCCGCTATTCATTTTTTGGGACAAAAGAAGCATTTGGTTCTGCACCTTCCTGGCTCTTGTGGCTAAG GTATAGTACCTTCATGTTGCTGTATCCTACTGGCATCACAAGTGAAGTTGGTTTAATATACAGCGCCCTGCCTTACATCAAG GGATCTGAGAAGTATTCTCTTAGGATGCCGAACAAATGGAACTTCTCTTTTGATTACTACTATGCAGGACTTGTTGCCCTCGGTATCTATGTCCCAGGCAA TCCTCACATGTATGGTTACATGCTCGGACAGAGAAAGAAAGCTCTCTCCAAATCGAAAAAGGAGTAG
- the LOC107809739 gene encoding MADS-box protein JOINTLESS isoform X2 has translation MVKDKIQIKKIDNATARQVTFSKRRRGLFKKAEELSVLCDADVALIIFSSTGKLFDYSSSSMKEILERHNLLSKNLQKLEQPSLELQLVENSDYARLTKEISQKSHQLRQMRGEELQGLSVEQLQQLERSLEAGLSRVIENKGDKIMKEINQLQVKGMQLMEENERLKQQVMEISNNSSKHPAIVVAVGSENIYYEERQSSESVNNACNSTSPPPLEDHSSDTSLKLGLPYPG, from the exons ATGGTAAAAGACAAAATTCAGATCAAGAAAATTGATAACGCAACAGCAAGGCAAGTCACTTTTTCAAAGAGAAGAAGAGGGCTTTTCAAGAAAGCTGAAGAACTTTCAGTTTTATGTGATGCTGATGTTGCTCTCATCATTTTCTCTTCTACTGGAAAACTCTTTGACTATTCTAGCTCCag CATGAAAGAAATTCTTGAAAGGCATAATTTGCTCTCGAAGAATCTGCAGAAATTGGAGCAGCCTTCTCTTGAGCTGCAG CTGGTAGAGAACAGCGATTACGCTAGATTAACCAAGGAAATTTCTCAGAAAAGCCATCAACTGAG GCAAATGAGGGGAGAAGAGCTTCAAGGATTAAGTGTTGAGCAGTTGCAACAATTGGAGAGGTCTCTTGAAGCTGGATTGAGCCGCGTCATTGAGAACAA GGGTGACAAAATAATGAAAGAGATCAACCAGCTTCAAGTAAAG GGCATGCAACTAATGGAGGAGAATGAAAGATTGAAACAGCAG GTGATGGAAATATCGAACAACAGCAGCAAACATCCAGCAATTGTAGTAGCAGTTGGATCAGAAAACATATATTACGAGGAACGTCAATCCTCTGAGTCCGTCAATAATGCATGTAACTCTACTAGTCCCCCACCTCTAGAGGACCACAGCTCCGATACTTCTCTAAAGCTCGG GTTGCCTTACCCAGGTTGA